A genomic segment from Nicotiana sylvestris chromosome 1, ASM39365v2, whole genome shotgun sequence encodes:
- the LOC138872135 gene encoding uncharacterized protein — MTKSLSINVPLVEALEPISGYAKFMKDLVTKKRSINCESIKMTHQVNAIVHLMAPNLEDPGAFTIPCTIGSADFAKALCDLRVHINLMPYSVFKTLEIGQPRPTSMRLQMEDRTMKRPLGIIDDVLVLVDKFILPADFVILDCEVDYEVPIIR, encoded by the coding sequence atgacgAAGAGTTTGTCTATTAATGTGCCATTGGTTGAGGCCTTGGAGCCAATTTCGggttatgcaaagttcatgaaggacttggtgacaaaaaaAAGATCGATAAATTGTGAGAGTATAAAGATGACACATCAAGTGAATGCAATTGTGCACTTAATGGCTCCTAATTTGGAAGATCCGGGTGCTTTCACGATCCCATGTACAATTGGAAGTGCTGACTTTGCTAAAGCTTTGTGTGATCTTAGGGTACATATCAACTTAATGCCCTAttcggtgttcaaaactttggagattgggcaaccaagacccacatccatgaggttgcaaatggaaGATCGTACAATGAAGAgacctttgggaattattgatgatgtgttggttcttgttgacaagttcatcctcccggcggactttgtgattcttgattgtgaagtggactatgaggtgccCATTATtaggtag